A genome region from Christensenella minuta includes the following:
- a CDS encoding TetR/AcrR family transcriptional regulator, with product MAAKRTKSLKDRLIDATIRGIEKVGVENLSLRKIAADCGVTHATAYKYFENKQDLISVCCGRIAVRVQAYLARSMHDAPEPYVAMCKSYLRYMVRHPQFHALLHMSPLTKQAGDPVIRALPGSRYAAQSEMIRDFLGRCGVPAEEQFSLIQLISILLNGLIAVLTSRTAVYQGDDVSELVDVFVFGPLGLHPKNLPGV from the coding sequence ATGGCTGCAAAGCGAACAAAAAGCCTCAAAGACCGCCTGATCGACGCGACGATCCGCGGGATCGAAAAAGTCGGCGTGGAGAACCTTTCCCTGCGCAAAATAGCCGCAGACTGCGGCGTGACGCACGCCACGGCCTATAAATATTTTGAAAACAAACAGGACCTGATCTCTGTATGCTGCGGCCGTATCGCCGTGCGGGTTCAAGCCTATCTCGCCCGTTCTATGCACGATGCGCCCGAACCTTATGTCGCGATGTGCAAATCCTATCTCCGTTACATGGTCAGGCACCCGCAGTTCCATGCCCTGCTTCACATGTCGCCGCTGACAAAGCAGGCCGGAGACCCGGTCATCCGGGCGCTGCCCGGCAGCCGTTACGCAGCCCAGTCGGAGATGATCCGGGATTTCCTTGGCCGCTGCGGCGTGCCTGCGGAAGAACAGTTTTCCCTCATACAGCTGATTTCCATCCTGCTGAACGGACTGATCGCCGTTCTCACCAGCCGGACAGCGGTTTACCAGGGAGACGACGTCTCAGAGCTGGTCGACGTGTTCGTGTTCGGTCCGCTCGGCCTCCATCCAAAGAACCTGCCGGGCGTGTGA
- a CDS encoding adenosylcobinamide-GDP ribazoletransferase, translated as MKSALGGLATAFSMYSILPMPQLGWSPSTMKYAMCFFPLVGVLCGMAAWLWIWLCGAAGFGPVLFAAVLTLLPVILSGGIHLDGLIDTGDALGSHQSPQRRLDILKDPHVGAFGIIFCAACLLLTFGFAVQFSANPSAPLVLCLGYVLARGYASFAIVSLRLARSTGLAHAFADGADRKAVRAVSVVWTAAASAAMILAAPLAGTAAASAAFLWFLIFRHICYGKFGGLTGDLAGFLLCVTELIVLACAAVAG; from the coding sequence ATGAAATCAGCGCTCGGCGGTCTTGCGACTGCATTTTCAATGTATTCCATATTGCCTATGCCCCAGCTTGGCTGGAGCCCGTCCACCATGAAATACGCCATGTGCTTTTTCCCGCTGGTTGGCGTGCTTTGCGGCATGGCTGCGTGGCTGTGGATATGGTTGTGCGGCGCTGCGGGTTTTGGTCCCGTGCTGTTTGCCGCCGTACTGACGCTGCTGCCCGTCATCCTGTCGGGCGGCATCCACCTCGACGGCCTGATCGATACGGGAGATGCGCTGGGTTCGCACCAAAGCCCGCAGCGCCGGCTGGATATCCTCAAAGATCCGCATGTGGGCGCGTTCGGCATAATCTTCTGTGCGGCCTGCCTCCTGCTTACTTTTGGCTTTGCCGTACAATTTTCCGCAAATCCTTCTGCGCCACTGGTGCTGTGCCTCGGCTATGTGCTCGCGCGCGGATACGCTTCATTTGCCATCGTCTCCTTGCGCCTCGCACGCAGCACCGGCCTTGCGCATGCCTTTGCGGACGGCGCAGACAGGAAGGCCGTGCGGGCGGTGAGCGTCGTGTGGACCGCCGCAGCCTCGGCCGCAATGATCCTGGCTGCTCCTCTCGCAGGGACCGCCGCAGCCTCGGCCGCCTTCCTGTGGTTCCTGATCTTCCGACACATCTGTTACGGCAAATTCGGCGGGCTGACCGGCGACCTTGCCGGGTTCCTGCTCTGTGTGACGGAGCTTATCGTGCTTGCGTGCGCGGCGGTGGCGGGATGA
- a CDS encoding GIY-YIG nuclease family protein codes for MKGICVYMLLCADGTLYTGWTNDIARRFAAHQSGAGAKYTKPRRPVRLAYVEPAATKQAAMKREYAIKRLSRKEKLALADAWARKDWRKDGPAGGN; via the coding sequence ATGAAGGGAATTTGCGTTTATATGCTTTTATGTGCGGACGGCACGCTATATACCGGCTGGACCAACGACATTGCCAGGCGCTTTGCTGCCCACCAGTCCGGCGCGGGCGCGAAATATACCAAACCCCGCCGTCCCGTGCGGCTCGCTTATGTCGAACCGGCTGCGACAAAGCAGGCCGCCATGAAGCGCGAATACGCAATCAAGCGCCTGTCCCGCAAGGAAAAGCTTGCACTGGCGGACGCGTGGGCAAGAAAGGACTGGCGCAAAGACGGCCCTGCGGGAGGAAACTAA
- a CDS encoding cell division protein SepF: MGRFGNRFLNAIGFEEAPAAAYGEGGYEETVQAGPRERVRSGKKEKGKIIRMYDGETKILIYEPKEYEDAREIAMDLEYGRQAVVNVDGLENGTAQRIADFVGGAAYALKGQINWVTPTLFIAVPAEVEVETDGGNFDAKTKLNW; this comes from the coding sequence ATGGGAAGGTTTGGCAACAGGTTTTTAAACGCAATCGGATTTGAGGAAGCACCAGCCGCCGCATACGGCGAAGGCGGTTATGAGGAGACGGTTCAGGCAGGGCCGCGGGAGCGCGTACGTTCCGGGAAAAAGGAAAAGGGCAAAATTATCCGTATGTACGACGGGGAAACGAAGATTCTCATCTACGAGCCAAAGGAATATGAAGACGCCCGGGAGATCGCGATGGACCTCGAATACGGCAGGCAGGCCGTCGTCAATGTAGATGGACTGGAAAACGGAACGGCACAGCGCATCGCCGATTTTGTAGGCGGGGCGGCCTATGCCCTGAAAGGACAGATCAACTGGGTGACGCCTACCCTTTTCATTGCCGTGCCCGCGGAGGTAGAAGTTGAAACGGACGGCGGGAATTTTGATGCAAAAACGAAATTGAATTGGTAA
- a CDS encoding C40 family peptidase, protein MKKKFRGILAVVVAGIMMLAMAVTVAAQEPSAEESQPAAAAEPAVQEPSAEEPSVEPNPEPTLPTSAPEASETPEPTPSAAESNAPEPSLPAENVPAETAQPEPEEPPAERQPDAPAPQDETQALAPAEGSRDETPGYDVPAVFLSDISAKGNDDTLALTEKQLEKIEKNLPAGLGPYRREIVLKAYSLVGRVNYFWGGKSTASGWDVRWGNDAVVGSAGSSQTGTIRSYGLDCSGYVLWCMLNAEESFTAQQNPAWPFDKAGLTNQIGYGTAGQWAHSYEIPWEEAQPGDIVFYKNPQDAGINHVGILVGTDEEGATLVAHCSSSKNNVVISSLEGSGFCYVRRLAYLDGRETAHNQQEEAKIKVSTAPNGLPLMLTEEQAYEGAILNGWTVN, encoded by the coding sequence ATGAAGAAAAAGTTTAGGGGGATACTGGCAGTCGTGGTGGCAGGAATTATGATGCTGGCTATGGCGGTGACGGTGGCGGCGCAGGAACCGTCGGCGGAAGAAAGCCAGCCGGCAGCTGCAGCTGAACCGGCGGTGCAGGAACCGTCGGCGGAAGAGCCATCCGTGGAACCAAATCCGGAACCCACGCTGCCCACTTCCGCCCCGGAGGCGTCCGAAACGCCGGAACCCACCCCATCCGCGGCTGAATCGAACGCCCCGGAGCCCTCTTTGCCTGCAGAAAACGTTCCGGCAGAGACGGCACAGCCGGAACCGGAGGAACCCCCGGCAGAGCGGCAGCCGGATGCACCCGCGCCGCAGGACGAAACGCAGGCGCTTGCTCCTGCGGAAGGCAGCCGGGATGAAACACCGGGCTATGACGTTCCCGCCGTTTTTCTCTCGGATATTTCCGCAAAGGGGAATGACGATACGCTGGCACTTACGGAAAAGCAGCTGGAGAAGATCGAAAAAAACCTGCCGGCCGGCCTCGGCCCTTACCGCCGGGAGATCGTCCTCAAAGCATACTCTCTCGTGGGCAGGGTAAATTATTTCTGGGGCGGCAAAAGCACGGCGAGCGGCTGGGATGTACGCTGGGGTAACGACGCGGTCGTGGGCAGCGCGGGCAGCAGCCAGACGGGGACCATCCGGTCCTACGGCCTGGATTGCAGCGGATACGTGCTCTGGTGCATGCTCAATGCGGAGGAATCCTTTACCGCGCAGCAAAATCCGGCATGGCCGTTTGACAAGGCCGGCCTGACCAATCAAATTGGCTACGGTACGGCGGGCCAGTGGGCGCATTCCTATGAGATCCCATGGGAAGAAGCACAGCCGGGAGATATCGTATTTTATAAAAACCCGCAGGATGCGGGGATCAATCATGTCGGCATTCTCGTCGGCACAGACGAGGAAGGGGCGACGCTTGTGGCCCACTGCTCTTCCTCCAAAAACAATGTCGTTATTAGTTCCCTTGAAGGCTCGGGCTTTTGTTATGTCCGCCGCCTGGCGTATCTGGACGGGCGGGAAACCGCTCACAATCAGCAGGAAGAAGCGAAAATCAAGGTTTCAACCGCGCCAAACGGGTTACCGTTAATGTTGACGGAAGAACAGGCCTATGAAGGAGCGATCCTCAATGGGTGGACAGTCAACTGA
- the srtB gene encoding class B sortase, which yields MARHERKSKKGAWLWIGIIACICVMLYAGAAIYTQTKEYAQGDQLYGSLQDAVVKQDAETGQISAEDAAAGRIDVAELRRISGGAVAWIYSEDTVIDYPVMQGTDNSYYLTHLYDGTDNKVGAIFLDYRNSADFSDKNSVLYGHHMKSGKMFASLEGYKDQDYYNGHPHLFLYTQGRTYRIDLFAGYVVDGTANDIEFNPDDEALQSFAAEAKSKSTFSSDVTVGAGDRIVTMVTCTYDFKNARYAVVGKLSEI from the coding sequence ATGGCAAGACACGAAAGAAAATCAAAAAAAGGCGCATGGCTCTGGATTGGGATCATAGCGTGCATCTGCGTAATGCTCTATGCCGGGGCTGCGATTTACACACAGACAAAGGAATACGCGCAGGGCGACCAACTATACGGCAGCCTGCAGGACGCTGTGGTGAAGCAGGATGCGGAAACCGGGCAGATATCCGCGGAAGACGCTGCGGCCGGTAGGATCGACGTTGCAGAGCTGCGCCGGATTTCCGGCGGTGCGGTGGCGTGGATCTATTCCGAAGACACGGTGATCGACTATCCTGTGATGCAGGGCACGGACAACAGTTACTACCTCACCCACCTGTACGACGGGACGGACAATAAAGTTGGGGCGATCTTCCTTGATTACCGGAACTCTGCGGATTTTTCGGATAAAAACTCGGTTTTGTACGGGCACCACATGAAGAGCGGCAAAATGTTCGCCAGTCTGGAAGGATATAAAGACCAGGACTATTATAACGGGCATCCCCACCTTTTCCTGTACACGCAGGGAAGGACTTACCGCATCGACTTGTTTGCGGGATATGTAGTGGACGGCACGGCGAACGACATTGAGTTTAACCCGGACGACGAAGCCCTCCAGAGCTTCGCGGCGGAAGCAAAAAGCAAATCGACTTTTTCCTCTGACGTAACCGTCGGCGCGGGGGACAGGATCGTGACAATGGTCACCTGTACATACGATTTTAAAAATGCCCGCTATGCGGTGGTGGGGAAGCTGTCGGAAATTTGA
- a CDS encoding bacterial Ig-like domain-containing protein, protein MDNSGKVSKGFKRIITIVAAIAVMVGMTVPTVAMEGNEAAAEEITTIEQASVSDTDGEESGGPETQEDPVQEAPEPNAGGSGEEEAERSEGPEPSGTPEPGEGDPEDETGTLGIKEQTDESTFELYSPDLSPGTPLAVPGVESISPFALGDWSPALMYPDVVAVWFDTGGNETSAPAGASITVTLMDKGPQNSYTDWTPSQTQYNTSKNTETLNAENSFNGWFDNILIARSKKLIVSGVPEGYTVTFGDPLKNDTVGEYPYNQGDPLTEAGTYYVNLTKTGSAAVTLSGITVKTPPLKTVYTEGESFETAGMVVEATYSNGSSKVVTGYTCSPAGALTAGVSQITVTYEEGGVRKTAAFDITVNAPAPVLASIEITAQPTKTEYTVGEAFDPAGLGVTAKYSEGGADKVLAPGEYTLSAPDMGTAGTKPVTVTYEEGGVRKTAAFDITVNAPAPVLASIEITAQPTKTEYTVGEAFDRTGMKVTAKYSDGSTRELADHEYTHTPDGALTVSENQIIVTHDGHTAVLPITVNVKTAPAPEPTPAPAPGPDSGPDGGSTTGTATDTPETNTNGSGSDGSMPQTGAQDTVAAMTVLFFAAALAMFLLLAQMAKKNEIGIQDGAAVLLKGGIFRKIRNTLLGKALAVMLAVRMRRIVKKQE, encoded by the coding sequence ATGGATAACAGCGGAAAAGTAAGCAAGGGATTTAAGCGGATCATTACAATTGTAGCCGCGATTGCCGTTATGGTTGGAATGACGGTTCCAACCGTTGCGATGGAAGGCAACGAAGCGGCCGCGGAGGAAATAACGACGATAGAACAGGCTTCTGTTTCCGATACGGACGGAGAGGAATCAGGCGGACCCGAAACGCAGGAGGATCCGGTGCAAGAAGCGCCGGAACCAAATGCCGGGGGAAGCGGTGAAGAAGAGGCGGAGAGATCCGAAGGACCAGAGCCCTCCGGAACGCCGGAACCCGGAGAGGGCGATCCGGAGGATGAAACGGGAACCCTTGGCATAAAAGAACAAACGGACGAATCCACGTTTGAGCTGTATAGCCCGGACCTGTCGCCGGGAACGCCGCTGGCGGTGCCGGGGGTGGAAAGCATTTCGCCCTTTGCGCTGGGCGACTGGAGCCCCGCGCTTATGTATCCGGACGTTGTTGCGGTCTGGTTCGACACAGGTGGGAACGAGACCTCCGCACCGGCGGGAGCATCCATTACGGTTACGCTGATGGATAAGGGACCGCAAAATTCCTATACGGACTGGACGCCTTCGCAAACGCAGTACAATACGTCGAAAAATACGGAAACACTCAACGCGGAAAACAGCTTTAACGGATGGTTCGACAACATCCTCATCGCAAGATCGAAAAAGCTTATTGTGAGCGGCGTACCGGAAGGATATACGGTTACCTTCGGCGATCCGTTGAAAAACGATACGGTGGGCGAATATCCGTATAACCAGGGGGACCCGCTGACCGAGGCGGGTACCTACTATGTGAACCTGACAAAAACCGGTTCCGCAGCAGTGACACTGAGTGGCATCACGGTGAAGACGCCGCCATTAAAAACTGTTTATACCGAGGGCGAAAGCTTTGAAACAGCGGGGATGGTCGTGGAAGCGACCTATTCCAACGGTTCGAGCAAAGTGGTCACAGGGTATACCTGCAGTCCGGCGGGGGCGCTCACGGCGGGCGTGAGCCAGATCACCGTCACCTATGAGGAAGGCGGAGTGCGGAAGACGGCGGCGTTCGATATTACGGTGAACGCGCCCGCGCCCGTCCTTGCCAGCATCGAGATCACGGCACAGCCAACAAAGACGGAATACACGGTGGGGGAAGCCTTTGACCCGGCCGGGCTGGGTGTGACGGCGAAGTACTCAGAGGGCGGGGCGGACAAGGTCCTTGCCCCCGGAGAGTATACGCTTTCGGCCCCGGACATGGGGACGGCGGGGACGAAACCCGTCACCGTCACCTATGAGGAAGGCGGAGTGCGGAAGACGGCGGCGTTCGATATTACGGTGAACGCGCCCGCGCCCGTCCTTGCCAGCATCGAGATCACGGCACAGCCAACAAAGACGGAATACACGGTGGGGGAAGCCTTTGACCGGACGGGAATGAAGGTGACGGCGAAGTATTCAGACGGCAGCACAAGGGAGCTTGCCGACCATGAATATACCCATACGCCGGATGGTGCGCTCACGGTCAGCGAGAATCAGATTATTGTCACGCACGATGGGCATACGGCAGTGCTGCCCATCACGGTAAACGTGAAAACGGCGCCTGCGCCGGAGCCGACCCCCGCGCCCGCACCCGGGCCGGATTCCGGACCGGATGGCGGCAGTACAACGGGCACGGCGACGGATACGCCCGAAACAAATACGAATGGCTCAGGCAGTGACGGTTCCATGCCGCAAACAGGAGCACAGGATACTGTGGCGGCAATGACGGTTCTGTTCTTTGCGGCGGCGCTGGCAATGTTCCTGCTTCTGGCGCAAATGGCGAAGAAAAACGAGATTGGCATACAAGACGGCGCGGCGGTTCTCCTTAAGGGCGGTATATTCCGCAAAATAAGGAATACGCTTCTTGGCAAGGCGCTTGCGGTCATGCTGGCGGTGCGGATGCGCCGCATAGTGAAAAAACAGGAGTAG